The segment ATATTCCATCTGGAAGAGGTATCAAAGTCAAATAGTGAGATAATATTCACCTTAGTGTTTTGATTGACTCTAGCAAAGATAAATGTCTTAGTAACATCTCTACGGATCTTATTAAAAATGAATGTAGGAAGAGAAGCAACATTCCTGaatattttgtccttgtgttctttcCAAAGTCCTCAAAACAGATGTGGAAAAGATAAGGACCAAAGTAACTTTAGACAATGATTGACAGTTGCCACTCTCCATTGGTTAAAGGATTGAAAAGGAGAAGAGGGAATATCTTAGTCCACATTCCATAACAACAGTATAGGCCCCCCAAACTTTGGAGGAAAAATCATAATGCAAGAATAGGTGATGAATATTTCTAGCTTCCTTCATACATGAAAAGCATCTATTGGTGAGATAGAACTCTCTTTTGCACAATTTATAAAatattagaattttttttacattacaATCCAAAAATATATATTGATCTTTGGAATGAGACCTTTAGACAAAACACTAGCCCAAGGGGGAGGGGGATGAACATTCACAATGTGAAGGGCCATAGTTGAAGCCACTGAGAATTCTCTGAAAGGGGAATGCTTCCAAATCATCCAATCTTCCACATTCCTATCAAGTGTGATAGAATTTAGGGCCTTCTAAAGGGGTTGCAGATCATCATTGATTTCACCCAACTTAACCCACCTGTTATCAATGCAATAGTCAACCACCCAGATTCCAAACATTTCTTTACATTTTTCCATATACATATTGAAAATTGTACATTTCTAGAGTGGGTCTTGGTAAATCTATCTGTCTTCCCAAAATAGAATGCCCCTACTCGACACTAAGTTCCATCCAACTCCAAAGTTAATAATAGATCTCGCATGAATAGTGAAATTTCAAAGACAAGAACCAGAAGGGATATCATTGGCATTGAGAAGAGCTTGaagagaatcaatattttgaagatATTTCCTTCTCCAGATAATTTTCCATTCCCCTTTTGAATTAAATATTCTCCATATTTTTTAGCAAGGAGGGCATTATTGACACCTAGGATACTTCTTAAGCCTAGACCACCCCATTTTTTTGGTTTACAAACAGAGGCCCATGCCACAAGAGGCATTTTCTTTTTTCTCAAATCTAGACCAAAGGAACTTCTTATGAatgctatcaatttctttagcaTATTTAGTCGGGAATTTGAACAAGTTGAGACCATAGAATAGAAGATTTTGGAGCATTTCTTTTAAAAGCTAGAGTTTCCTAGCTTGACTCAACAAAGCCCCCTTCCATCCAACcaattttttgtgaaatttatcaattaGAGAAATCCAAAAAGAGTCAGACACTTTAAAGCAGAGAGGAAGACCTAAATAAATGGTAGGTAACTTTCCAATAGAGCACCCAAGAATTTTAGAAATTTTCCATTGTCTAGCTTTAGGAGTATTTATTAAGCACAAAGAGACTTTAGAATACTTTATACATTGTCCTAAAGATTTAACCAAATCTTCCAAGATTTTCTTTAAGGATTGCGCTTTCCCCATTGAAGCTTCCCCCATAACAACTATATAATCCATGAATTGTTGGTGTGAGCAGACACGAATATTAGATGTAGGTTTTAGCCCTTTTAAACCTCCATACCTAATCATTTTGATCATATATCTTCCAAAGGCCTATGCCACCAGAGTGAAGAGGATAGGAGATTAAGGGTCTCCTTAATGTAGGCCTCTCAAGAGTAGAGACTCCAAAGGTTCCCgactttttgtttcattttttcctTTCCACTTGTGTAAAAGGTGGACCGTCCTCCAATTCTGATTCCTCTTggatttaattttctttaccagtatGCTTCAGCTTTCTAGATCCTAATTTTTTACAAGGACTAATATTCTCCTTAAGAATAGGGGATTATTCAAAACAAACCACAGAGATAGAAGATTCTTCATTTAGAAAACTTATACTCTAATCTCCAAAAGTAGGACAAACCACTTTAGTAGATATTGAGACATTGATTACGCATTATTTTCGATCTCCAAAGTTAGGATTAGGAGTATTGAGATTTTCCATCATCCGAGGTTCAATCTCACCAGATCCCTCATCCTTGTTCAAAGATGTAGACTTACTATTTATCCCTATGGAAGAGTCCAAATACAAGTTCTCTTATGATCTAGGAACATAATCTTCTTTAATATCTCAAGATACCTAgccttcctctttctcattgtgaGTATCTTCAACTAAAATattattaacaatttttttctcCTTATCGCCTCTTTTCTCATCTATATTGAAGGAAGGATCCATCATATTAGAAATTCTCTCCCCTCCCTTGGATTTTCCTCTCCACACTTTCTGGTATCCTTCAATTGACTTTGGCACTTTATCCTAGATTCTAGAGGGACATTTTTTAGCCTTGCAGCTTAATTTTTTGCAGTTAAAGAAAACAAATGGTAATGTTTCAAACTCTACAATCTACTCCCATGTTCATATTTTTGACACAATATCAATCGATGTGGGCATATGCTTAGATTGAAGGATTCCAACACATATTCTAGCATACACAAGCCTTTTCCTAGCAACAGTCATGGGATCAATGGAAAGGAGTTCCCCAAAAGAACTAGAAATCCCCTTAAACACATCTTCATTCCAATATTCTATTTGTAACCCAGGAAGATGAACCCACATAGGGATGGCTTCAAAAGTGGAATTCGATATGTCTAGCATCGAAGACCATTTTTTTAATACTAAGGAAGCCTTACCAATAACCCAAGGTCCTCACCTAAGAAGCCAATGAAAGATAACCCTTTTGGTAATGTAGGAACCTCCACTTGAcctttgagacaccattttcttttaacaaaagCTCTAATGACCTTAATATTGGGTCTTGGTCCCATGAACTTTCCAACTAAAGAGAAACCCATAAGAGAAATGTTATAATTAATAATAGAATCAAGCACAAGAATGGAAAACTTACCCTACTTAGGATCCAAGAGATTGCAAACTGGAGAATGAGAGGATTTTCCAATGGGTTTCACCCTAGAAAGTGAGACCCATGGTTTATGGAACTCTGGCCCTAATTTTCCCTTCCCTTTGTCCAACTTAGCAGATGCACACAGGTCCACAGGTATCTGAGCACATGGGTCCCTAGGAATCTAAGTGAAAATATTTGTTTCTACTAAGCGTGTTGCACCAGTCCCTTCAGGATCATCAAAAAACCCCTTTGGCCCATTAGGCTTAACTTCCATGGccccatttaaattattttatcctACTCCTGCATCTTATTCCCCTGCCTCAACCTCTAGTTTTGAACTTGGTACTCCCTCTCGGCCTATGGATTTAAAATCGCCTTTCCTGCCTAAGTCTTTGTTGCTCCACATCACCATGTTATAAGTTTATCAATTCTACCTAGGACCTCATCATAAATAATAAAAAGGTAATATTATTTgtgttatttttgtttattttttgtaattttggtAAAGCTCTAACTTTTTTTACATAACCCTCTTGTTAGGATTAGTGTAGGAATTTATTCTACTACCTTTTTTGCCTTTCATTTATCTCTCTTTCAATCATACTCATCTAATTATTGAGCCAAAAAACTATAAATTGGCCACAACCTAAGACATTATCAATATGTCATCTTAAGTGTATGTAATGTTATACTATTGATGAAGACACTCACATATCACAAAATCCATCATCTATAACAACAAACTCTATGGTTTGGTACATTAAGGTTTGACATTACTAATAGTTTTGTTTATTTCCATTAATGCTTGCTAGCCCTTTCCTTTGTCTTGAGTGTTGCATGCATTTGGGATAGAATAAGTTATTTAGTTTAACTTTTTATTTTATGCTCTAAATTCATGTACACAGTTACTTTCTAAATGTAATCCATGTTTTCTCTTACTaacttttggtttttattttatttctatcaaGTTTCTTACATATAGCTCTAAAATATGGTTTTCTTACACTATGTACTTTGTATGAAATGAGAGTACATTGATGAATAGATggtaataaatcatttttttttgtatacaaagaaatggttttttttttttttaaattgaaaatctagTGGGCCAATACAAGCTCCTTACAATCAAACATATTAGAAACCACTAATGGGAGATCAAGAACCACTACATACAAATATGCTTTTATTTAGAGACCACCTTTTCTGGAAgatcaagagtcacaacttagaaatccactttagattttatgattatatttatataataagatTGTATTTGTCATATTGATGACATCTATTTATTTAATGTAATTACAATCACACTTGTTTGTTTTCTAAATATCTTGATCACCTTTACACAAGATTTCTTTTTATTATACAAAAGACATTACAATTGCATATAAGTATGATACAAAATTGATATATGTATTGTTTCACAATAATTCTAGTGTAATAGAAAGATATATTGTTTAATAGAAAATTCAATAGATTAAAATTTTATGACCCATATTTTTTATAACAATTCTTGGTATTCTTTTGAATAATGATTTATGTTGATAAATTATACTACATTAAAAATcacttattttaaataaatttgtcaAACCTCTTCAATTATTAAACACATGATATTggtataaaataatgaaagagctCAAGATGATATTCAATGGTTGATAAGAACAAATATAAATACTCCTATTCACCACTTGCACTACATGAAATGAATCTAGCAAAAAAAACATAATTATGTATTACTTGGCTTAGAAAactgtttatatatgtatattgagCACCTAATAGCATATTTATGTATTTTAAAgagttaaaaaatattaaaataactctGTTGTAAATCATATTTTTAGACAAGTCTCTCACTCGTATCCATGATCAAATAAAAAGATTTAAATTAACTAATAATAATCCATTTGAAAACTAAAATAACATCCCTTTATAGCATTATAAAGTGTGACACGTTAGCAAAATATATAATGCTAGGTACTCATATTTCATTTTATCATATAGGCATATCCACTTCCTTAAAAAGTGGAATCCTTTTCCGCAAGCCTTCAACTTTTAATGAATGACAATCACTATATTAGACTTCAAACCATATTGTAGCTATATTATCATAGCAGTATCTTTGTCTGATACATTAGAAAACATCTCATACAAATAAAGCAGGCCACTAGTACAACTTTTATTTCTGTGTCCCAACACCAGGGCGCTTCAAACAAAACATTTTCACTAGCCCTAATCTATGCATAAATTTACCATACTTTTCCCATTGCTTTATGCTCCTCTGGTATACCGAAATCTTCTTACACCTGTATTTGGGCCTGGAGGGTCTGGAGGTTTCACACTCATAACAGCAGCCTGAATCACAAATACCAAACCAAATATTTAGATTAAGACAATCTTTATCATCAAAACCGTTTGATAAAGTTGATTTCACCAGATGACAGAATAACAAAATAAAACAATGATATAGAAGCGCCACAATTGAATCACCCACGTAAACTGCAACTATTTGTAGTTACCTTGTCAATTGTTTACGAGAGATCATTTCTACATGAAAATAGGTAGACTGACTGCAATGATGATATTGATCAAACGGCTTGTTTCTTTTTCAAATTAAAAAGTATTCAAAGTTCAAATCTGAAACGTATTCTTTTCAAGAATCACTGCTTGCCAGTACACATCAAAATGACAAATATTCAccacattttaaaattcaaaaaaattggctTAAACCATTGACTCGAAATAATCAGTAAGAAAGGCCTGATTCTACAATATAAGAACTGCAGCAACAGGAAGATACTGCACAGACTTATTCTGTCTGGGGATCGATGCTTACAGTTGAAAACCTTTGGGTTTGTCTCATGGTACCACCTTTTGATGCCTTCTTAAACTCATTATTAGAGTTTTCCACCAGATTGACATCTTCTGAAAGGGAGAAGAGAAAATCAAATAAGTGGACTTGGAAAGAAAATAAACAACATCACAAAATAAGAAAATCCATTGTATCTAGATGACAATAAAATAGCAAATACCCAGTTGCAGGTTTTCCCTTGCTTCTAAGCTGTGACTAACTTTATCAGTGTTTCCCTTCAGAAATGTATGTGTAAATCTGTTGTGGAAAACAGTAGCATTACTCCAAACCCTTATATGGGTGGTAGTGAAGCTTCGCATACAGAGAGCTCATGTGTTGCTGCTCACTATTATTCGGCTCATCTTCACACACccttatctctgatttcttcttcttctacaccTCATTTTATACAATTTTCTTGTAAAATTCCATTCTGCATTGTGAAGACTCTACATGCTAAACCCCCACCAAAAGCAGAAAAAGATAAGAGTTTAAGTCACAGATTCCATATTGAAAGGCGTGCAACCAATAAAGAACAAAACTTGTGCAAGTGAGGGCATGATTAAGTCATAAGATTTACGCAATTCAAGTGTGAACGTTATCCGAGCCATTAAGAAAACAGTAAAAATGATGTAAATAAATGCACTAAGGTCACTTCATTTTACTCGCTGGCAATGACTTGACTCGTAAAGTCTAAACCTCAAGTCAAGCTTACTTTTGACTCTCAAAGTCACTTCgacttttgatttttgtttttacaATATATAGGGTAACACTCTGCATCTTTGATTGCATTTATTAATTAACTAAAAATTAGAATAGAatgaattttttattctttattaaCTAAATGATTGACTGGCAATATTATTTTGACAACatactaaatttactaaattttatCCATGTCCTTAAAATGTTGGGTAATAGTCAAAATTAAAACACTACAAAATTTTAAACTGTTTCAGCCCTCTAAAGTCTTTATTCACAAAAGGCGTtgatgtattttctatttttttattgaataaagCAATAAGAAGAAAACAATTATTCAGAGATTTTTTTTAGCAACATTGCTAAAAGAGGGAGGGAATAGGCAAAAAGATCAAGGAAGGAAGGAAGACAAGATAAAAATTAAAGTAAATTAAAGAGAAGTCAAGGGATCTTTAATTGGTGAGAGCTTCCAGTACCGGGGGACATAATAGGGGGTGTTAAAAAAGGGACTCAATAAAAAGAGAACAAACAATACATAGAAAAAGAAAGGAGGAGCAAAGAGTAAAcacataaatgaaataataaaataaaacaaaaaagaaaacaacaaaaataaatgagAAATAAATAAATGCAATAGGGGGTGTTAAAAAAGGGACTCAATAAAAATAGAACAAACAATACTTAAGAAAAGAAAGGAGGAGCAAAGAGTAAAcacataaatgaaataataaaataaaacaaaagagaaaacaacaaaaataaatgagaaataaataaatgcaataaaaatatataagaaaacacatgcacacacacaaaaATATGAGTTTTGGGTTACGTTATAATGGCTAGGTTAGAGTTAAGGTAACACTATAATTAGGGTTACTATTCTGGAtttaatttagggttagggttaatgttatgtTACGATTAAGATTATTATTGTAGGATAAATTTTtgtgttatggttatggtttaaatATGGTTCAAGTTAAAGTTTAATTAGCATTACGGTTCAAGCACAATTAGAGTTAGGATTAACATTATGTTAGGTTTAAGGttaggtaaaattagggttaggattagcattAGGTTATAATTAAGGTTAGTATTCTAGAATagatcttggtgttatggttaGGAATTAGTATTAGGGTTAGCATGATAATTATGGTTATGTTACAATTAGGGTAAGAACAttaattatggttaaggttatggttagtgTAGATTCCTTCACAAAGGCCTAAGTCCAAGCTCATCTCATTCATTTCAAATTCATTCAAGCTATTGAAATATTTTGtgggtttattcttttatttagtgTCCCTTTTAAAACCTATGagctttaatattatttaattagcaAGATCACATGGAGCGGGCCACATGGTTGTATGATGTAATTTCTAGCAAGACCATGACCCTTCATGGTCACAAAGGTGTGTTAGTACATAATGTGGTAGCCCTATaggttatttattaaaaaaaaattttaggGACTTCTCATGGAAAAAAGTACCACATGTTGGCACCATAGagttttgaaaggaaagaaaaaagacGATTCCAAAAAGCTCCACTAGCAAGCCACATGTCTAAAGCATGAGATTTCTAAAAGAGAAGGCAAATAAGCAAACACTGCAAGTAGATGATGCTACTTGTTAGTAGGGAAAAAGTCCAAGGAGGTTTTGAGCTTGGAGATAGAATTCAAGTGCACCATTGGCAATTAGCAAATTGAAAAGGCACCACAAAGCGATGCTTGGAGAAACCAAAGATCATGGATGCAAACAAAAGGAGAGCCCATATGCTTCAATGATTGAAACAACAATTGAATTTGAATCAACTAGCAATGGCATCACAATGAAAGGAGGGGACTAAAAATTTGAAGGTGGCTTTTATCCTAAGCAAGTAGAGAGCTCGTAAGATTATTAGGTCTCCAAAGGACAACAAGTACACCAGAAGCACCATTAGCACACATAGCAACTGTGTGGGAAAAGGGCCAAATTAAGTCACAAACCTTCAAATAGCACTCAAaaacacatcttagtttcctatagaagaaaaatatttgattttaattCTTTTACCAAACTCTTGACCAAAATCTGCTTATGGGGCCCAGTCAGACCCCTTACATTCCAAGAGAGAATAATCATTTCTTATTATTTTGGGAGTAAAATTGCTCCAACATACCTTGAAAACCATTAGCCACATCCTTGGCAGCAATAGTATGCCTCACATCCTTTAAGAATTTCCTTCCCACTCTAGAGTCCTTTCCTAAATCCATAATCTTCCTTCTTCTAGGCGAAGACACCTGACTAGAAGAGATTTGTTCATTAGACAAGGTGGTGCTATTGAAGACCAAAGAATGAGTAGTGGCAAGAAGGGTACCCACAACAAAATCCATGGAGTACTGGGGGGATACCTCGCAGTAGGGGCGCTAGAAAGGGGGTCTCTAGAGTCGACATCCTATCAAAAGGAGGGGAGTTCTTCCTGTGGGAGAGACAAAATGGGATAATGGCCTACCTTTGAGAGGGAGGTGGAATCATCACCAATCCATTGGGAGACACCTCTTCCACAACCTATTCCCCCTTAGTGAGAGAGATAAAAACTTCCAATGCAACCTCCAGGGGGGGGATATTGTTGGCCTCCATGGTAGCATTTTGGGCCACTAAAATTTGCACCTTCAATTCCATCCATGAATCAAAGATACAGTTGACCGCAACCGTAGCCGAGGCAAATGGGTTAAGATCCAAAGGGACAAGTCTAGGAGTGAATGAGGAAGGGGGTagaatttttcctttacccttaggCTCGAGGTCCTTCTTGATACCACTAGGAGAAGCATTAGCGTGGTGTCCAACATATGAGAAAcatagattactttagtggcgaatattcgccaatggcaaatttttcacatcggccatgttggaaatggcgaatattttgtaccgtctaggggtggccatgttgctagaacattatcaattttcatcaaagtcacggcccgatcgccatatgttttatgcaaataaatgtttctatgcaatgatttcgtcaatacaatatatggtggacacacggtaaatttaattgttttgcctacactctccgaggttgccttaatagatgaccttaattcacctataggcatgtgaagatttg is part of the Cryptomeria japonica chromosome 10, Sugi_1.0, whole genome shotgun sequence genome and harbors:
- the LOC131029274 gene encoding uncharacterized protein LOC131029274, which produces MRSFTTTHIRVWSNATVFHNRFTHTFLKGNTDKVSHSLEARENLQLEDVNLVENSNNEFKKASKGGTMRQTQRFSTAAVMSVKPPDPPGPNTGVRRFRYTRGA